A stretch of DNA from Polyodon spathula isolate WHYD16114869_AA chromosome 20, ASM1765450v1, whole genome shotgun sequence:
TTGTTGCATAATTGCATAGGGAGAATAACTAATAGATTAGATTATTTGCAATTGTGAATGATTTTCTTGAAATCTGCTATGCATGGTGGTGGGGAGTGAGGGTAGACACCTCCACTGTTGGTGTTTTGAAGCTTTGTATAGTATGCAAGGCTAAAAGTGCCGCCTTAATTCAGTTATGCAGTTCCTTGCTTTTAATTCAAATGGAACCAGCTAATCTTGGGACCACCTTTTATTGGTTTAGGTAATTTCTGGTAAAATGGTCAGATTTGTAGACTTATCTGGACTATAATAAACCCTGACACTTAAACTTCCCACTGTGTTTCTTGATGCTATTTCTCCTCTTCTCTTACAGGGCCAGGTCATCCAGTTCTAAGCTGCATcttgtgtttttgaaattaaatCTTGTCAATAAACAATTTGTTTCAAAACTGTTGTGCTTTTGTCCAAATCAGAAATACATGTGATTTTAACcagtaattacatttattttacacccAAGCAAAGTTTCTCTTTGGCATGGAGGTAGAGGAACCCATGTGGAATTGAAATAGAAAACCTGAACTGTTGCTCCTCCATCAAGGAGAAAGACTGAGATGCTGTACACCTTGCTGACTTCacattttagttgttttattgaGCTAGAAACCACTGTCCTATAGGGAGGATGACTTAATGTGCTGGACTCTTGAAAGATTAAATTGAGCTGGTACACTGCAGTTCTATCAAAACACTATAGAGCAAAAATGTACTTCATCAGATGTGGCAGTGGAGGCCACAGTACAGCCTGTATCATCAGGAAATGTGGGTATCAAGTGTGACAGTAAAAGTAAATGGTCATGATGCCCTCTAACAACTATTTTCAGCATGGTAATACTGCAGTGGAGAAGTCTTTCCTACATAGTGTTGAAAGTTAACGGGCAATATTTCCATTGCTGCCACAGACGACTTTGTATTGTCTTCTGTTAGTGTCCTTGCAATAAGTGTCTGTAGGTGGAGGGACATCATCGATGCTGTCCAGCGTGCTCTTTGTATATAAGTTCATTGTTGTGTAGGGTTATTGAAGCCCTCTTATGTACTTTGGGGAAAGAACTGAAGGTGGGATTTTAAACGTACACAGAATAAGATGCAGTGTAATCAACAAGTGATTTTTAGAGCAGTTGGCACTGATATGCATTATGTTTTCCTGTCCTATTAAGAATAAAAGTAATTCccatttttatataaagtatgtgtttataacaaattaatgcacttatctGTCATATGCAATTTCTGATAAAGGCTGGTGTAGCCTGTGTTTTTATTATCTGCTTAATTGCATTGCCTTTCACACTTTATGCAGTTCTGCACATGGGTAACACTTTGATAAAATTTTGCTGTTGTGTctgttaatggggaattttacatactgctacaatacatactggATTTAAGTGTATACTGTACACAGTCCACAATcttcttttggcaagtgatattttcagaattacaACATTCAATTCAAATACTagttaaatatagtactgtaccaactacagtacatataaatGGAATCCTGCCTATCTTTAAAACTGTCCTTTCagcaatgtatttttgacattgtatttttTGGAACGCATCAGACtcatttaaccatcactgaagtccaCAGTTTCAGGTTGGATATGTGAATGACTATGCTGCATATGTTAAGGCTGAACCACTCCCAAATTCATTAGGTGTCTATACTGTATAGTACCTGTCTGGGTGGAAtgcattgaaaataaaacagttcacaAGATTAATTACTGTTGCCGTCAATTCCTAAGGCCGGGCATTACAATGTGGTGAGAGGAGTGCTATTAAGCAGGTTCTGTTGCACCGTCATAAATGAGTGCTTTTTATTTAGTGGTATAAAAGCCAAAGTTATTTGAAGAAAAACTTACAATACAGTGCATTCAAGattttacaatacagtttattctgtttttctgtatttttctaaAGGCAGCCCCTGATTAAACAATTCCCTTTATTGATACAAAAACCtagaaaatacaacaaaaccaaaAGCATTCTGTCTGAACATTCCTACAGTATTACTCAATTAACTTGCAGGCAGGTTTAAGATAAATTCAAGTTGTTTTTGAAACACAACAGGTGGGTCTGAGACCCAATGCTGGTGCCTATACTGAATAAATGCAGTCAAGAAGACCAGCTTCTTCATATAAAACAGAAGTATATACAGACCTTTGCTACGAAGGCAACAgaaagagtttatttatttatttattttaaatgttagcctGCTAAAATCACAGTCCATGTTTTAAGCATTTTCCAACTGTTTTAAGACAGTTTTAGTAATCCAAGTTAAATTTTACTTGTACTTCTGATGCAGCAATGTAACATTGCTAGTGAAATGCTTTTATGCTTTTGGAAATTACATGCATTAGAGGCACATTCACAAAACAGCCTGATAAGTTACAATCTGGTATAAAAAATAAGCTTGcaaactttaaccctttgcagtccatttattcagcgcttgtcaagcgcatcaggtccaatttattttcacacacgccattgaaaggttttcttggctttttccgcaAAAAgaatgactagagacctgcgctttaCGTCTTTAGGATTATGTTGAACTGTAatgggaaaattgtaacgtcagacttggtccgacataggactgcaaagggttaataacatCGAGGTCTCTGCATTAGcttactaaataaaacaaacaaaaaaaaagctttggttttTGGAATCCATGTGTTTCAGCTAAACTGACATGTTTGTACAAAGAATCAAAAAGATTTTAGGTTCTATTTGAATTCCAGCCATCAGCATGTACTAGCATTGCTGAAGCTGTCCTGTATTAAAATACAGAGTTGGGAGTCTTACGCTTCTTGTTCCAGTTCCATTTTTTTCCAGCAGCCAGATTCTCGTTCAATGTCACAGTGAACAGGATTGTCCCAGATGGGTTGATTTGGAGTTGTAGGGCTGAAAAGGGGTTGTGGACTCCCAGATCCTGGTAACTGGGAAGGATTTGGGTAACACTGCATGTTGGATGGCAGGCCTTCCAGGAGGAAAGAGTAGTCAGCAAGAGAGGAAAGTGGCGTGGGCCACCGATCTCCTGTCTGTTAAACACCGCGAACGCGAAGCGGCCACCTGACAGGGGCCGCTCCCATATGTCAAAGCTGTTGACCTGAAAATGAAGCAGAACAAAATTAACCTTGTTCACAGCCCTGCTTGATTCCCGCTCCACACCACCAGGCTGCAGCATACACGACACACTTTAGTTGTTACCAGGAATAGATTTGCTTTCCCAATTAATGCCAACACCAAAACCTTACTGTGGGCCTCTTATTAAAAAAGAGCTATGTGGAAGCTCTAACATGTAAAGTTTCTTTATCCTGCAAATGCTTCATGCATTTgaataaaatagctttaaaatgtaatgggAGAATAAATCAAGTCAACTATGATGTATGCCTGCATGATAAAGGCAAATCTTCACAGATAGTTTCAGTTTCTTTATTAGCATAGAACACCAGCTGTGCACTTCAATGTTGCGGTTGTTAAACTAGATCTCCTACCCTGCCGATGCGGTAGCCCTGTCTGCCCAGGGGGTCCTGGTTGATGGCAATGAGGTGCTTGTTCTGCAGCAGCATTTTGGATTTGGGGTCAATACTGCGCAGGTCATTGGACATCAGCAGCGGTGCTGCCATCATCACCCACATTGCCATCTGGGATACCTGCTGGTCCCAGCTCAGCCCAAAGTTACCAATCACCAgctgtgaatgaaaaaaaaatgtgcacaacaCTGAGGCAGTATTTTATGCGTTAAACTTGCTGCCCCCCCCATTGTATTGCAAGCCAGTGCTACATCAAAAAGACAGCGTTTGAAACCAACTTATAGAATTGTTACAAAGAAACCAGAGCAGTAAGAGATGTAAGCATCTGCATATGGCAGCATATTAAATATACTATCACGCAGTGTCAGTATTAGTACTATTCAACATACGAGATGAAATTCCCCCATGTTCCAAATGTtggaattatttgttatttaaaacgtAACTGAATATACATCTCACACACGCAATACCCTCTGTTGGATTTCTGAACAAATTCAAGctttataatgcatattaaaaGATCAGTTATTATTTACATCAGAAGAGCCATGTATGGATTATGGCTATTTGCGTAAACAAACATCATCTGCAATAGCAAACCAACAACAAGCGGCAGTGAAATATGCATACCATATCCGGGTCATTCCACCCTCCCGGTCCTGCCACTGGCACAATCAGATTCTGGTGGATCGCAGACCAGTCAATAATGCTTTTCACACTCTGCCAGGAATCATACACGTCAGCATAATTTCTCCAGTGGTTGCAGTACTGACGGATATCGGTATAGTTGGGCTGAAAACAAACCACTGTTTTAATTCATGAATATATCACTGACTTCAATATAGAGCGGCACACTTGCTAGGCACAACTTTTATGAGGATTAACACATATTGCAAGTAATGATCTACTGGTATTTTATTAGGACTTGCTATGACTATCAAAAAGCTAAATTACAATTGAATAACTTTGTCTAATAGAAATCAACATGTTCAAGTCTATAAATGTGCATCTATTCCATACCTGCTGAAAAGGCCACAGGTATAGAGGCCATTCACAAGAGTACAGAATATTCCTTCCAGTCTCATTCAGTGCCCTTGACATATTTTTATAACctggggtgaaaaaaaaacacaaaaaaaacaaagaactgtgTGAATCTGCTtgactacatttaaaacagcactCTGCTCCAACTTGAAATGCCATATCTAACACTGCTTTCTAAATGGTTTGAGTATTGTTTACTAAGCTAAACCTTACACACTGCAGTTTCTTGCCCTATAggtattaaatgtatttgaatgcttttgaaaaaatagaaaactagACTTATGAACCTACAGATTGCACTCTAAAACTAAACAGTACTAGAATCTTCAAACTGGCAGACATTTCAGTACAAAACTGAACCCAAAATCTGTTGCAGTGGACATTAGGTTTAACTCAGGCAATCGAAGCAAGAGGATTATCTTCATGCCTCTGTCCCAGTACTctactcaaccccccccccccccccccccccccctcccccccccccctccccccccccccccccccaccagtatGTCTAACGTGCCAAAACTGCATCCGTCAAATTTCAGCAGGTCCACCTCCCATTGCGCAAAGGTCTCTGCGTCCAAGTCATAGTATCCATAACTCCCAGGGTATCCAGCACAGGTCAGATTGCCAACGTCCTGGTAGATCCCTAGTTTCAGCCCTTTAGAGTGAACCTGAATACAGACACAgggcagatttttattttactagtGGTGCAAGATCAGCAGACACACGTTTTAACGAACGCCTTCATTAGAGACTTAATACGGATTTCTAGATGGGTAGTTATTTGATTATCTGGAATAAACCCTGCATATTTCTCCTCAAGCCATTAATCCCTTTTACCCCGCAGATACTGTAGGAGGCACACCATATTCATTTTTCATGCGTAATTGCAGTCCCACTTCTCTCCAGCAGATGGGGCCTTTGTTAAACATCTTGGGGAGTGATTATTTAGTATGAtgcagtcatttttaatttttttaaatatgctgttgTCGTTTCAAATGATAGTCCCCCTGGCTCATGTATATTGGCAACTATTATTACTGTACAATTTaacaacacattttgtaaaaactgtaCCAATAGtgcttaaaaaataacaaacaaaaaaaacaactacatttaaCTTGGTTATTGCAGGAAGGTCAAAAAGGCTGTACAATCCTGTAAAAAGGTGATTTTACTGTAGTCACAATGGGGCAAAACAAAAGAATGGCTGGACTTAATAGACCAAAAATGtcagtatttgttttgaaaacagaGCTATGTTCATGAAACTAAGTGAGCTTGATGTGCACTTTAATCAGTTTTCAAGCAGATCTAAACATTTTAGCATTACTACATGTTAGTAGCTTGCTAAGAAAGCTGTTAATTACAGCAAGTTGCTAATTGTAACAGGTATGCATAGCTTTTGTTTCTACTGGAACATTTAGAATTAAAGATAATTCTGACCACTTAAACAAGTGTGAACTGTGAACCTGCTCGTGGTGTTAATATGAGCCTGGCTTACGTAATCAGCGAGTTTCTTGATCCCGCTGGGGAAGCGTGTGGGATCGGCTTGCAGCTGATCCTGGGCATCCCGTTCCTGGGCGAGCCAGCAGTCGTCGATGCACACATACTCATAGCCAGCCTCCTTCCAGCCCTCCTGCACCATAATGTCAGCCATCTGCATGTACAGCTGCTCGCTGTTTAAACACAGGGCGGGTCAAACCAGAAGAGGGCATTTCCACGGTagcacttgtttgtttattgcaagACATTAACACTTCGTGCCATTAGATGGACTGCAATGT
This window harbors:
- the LOC121295539 gene encoding alpha-galactosidase A-like, producing MAKTGVSLVITICALICPVHLLDNGLAQTPTMGWLHWERFMCNVDCVNDPHNCISEQLYMQMADIMVQEGWKEAGYEYVCIDDCWLAQERDAQDQLQADPTRFPSGIKKLADYVHSKGLKLGIYQDVGNLTCAGYPGSYGYYDLDAETFAQWEVDLLKFDGCSFGTLDILVAGYKNMSRALNETGRNILYSCEWPLYLWPFQQPNYTDIRQYCNHWRNYADVYDSWQSVKSIIDWSAIHQNLIVPVAGPGGWNDPDMLVIGNFGLSWDQQVSQMAMWVMMAAPLLMSNDLRSIDPKSKMLLQNKHLIAINQDPLGRQGYRIGRVNSFDIWERPLSGGRFAFAVFNRQEIGGPRHFPLLLTTLSSWKACHPTCSVTQILPSYQDLGVHNPFSALQLQINPSGTILFTVTLNENLAAGKKWNWNKKRKTPNSVF